The following nucleotide sequence is from Candidatus Poribacteria bacterium.
CACTATATCCAGGGGCCCAAGATTCCGGAGGGCATCCTGAACCGCATCGAGGCGGGAACGCGCCTCTTCGACCCGTGTCTGAGCTGTTCGACGCACGCCGTCGGCAAGATGCCCCTGCGCGTCCGGCTCTACGGCTCCGACGGCAGCCTCCTCGACGAGGCGGTGCGCGACTAGACGGAGGCTACTGCCCGCAGCCAACGCGGTGGATGCGAGCACATTCGGTAGGGGCGGGTCTCAGACCCGCCCTACGACGACGGCTCCTCAAGCCATCCGAGGCCGGCTCCAGGTGTCACCATGGCACGCGACAGACATCCCACTGGCGCTCTCGTGATCGGATACGGGAACGACCTGCGCGCCGACGACGCGGCGGGAAGGCGCGTCGCCGAGCTCGTCGCGGCGCTGTCGCTCCCGGGCGTGACGGTGCGCTCGATGCACCAACTGACGCCGGAGCTCGCCGAGGAACTGTCGGAAGCGCGTATCGCCGTCTTCGTGGACGCGCGCATTCCCGCCGAGGACGCCGACGAGGAGACCTGTTTCGAGGCGGTCGCCGTCGGGTCTACGGCGAGCGATGGGGTCGGCGGTCATCTCGCCGATCCTGCGTCGCTGCTCGCGCTGTCGCAGGCGCTCTACGGCAGGACTCCCGACGCCTGGCGCGTCACGATCCCGGCAGAACGGCTCGACTTCGGCGAGACGCTCTCGCCGTCCGTCGAGCAGGCGGCGTTCCTCGCGGCGGAGCGCATCTGGTGGTTCCTCCGCCAGGAGATGTCCGATGCATGAGCTCGGCATCGTCGAAGACGCCCTCGAGATCGCGTTCGAGCACGCCCGACGAGTGGATGCCGAGCGGATCCACCGCGTCACGATGCGGATCGGAGCCATCTCCGGCGTCGCGCCCGACGCGCTCCGGTTCGCCTTCGATGTCGCGACGCGCGAGACGATGGCTGAGGGTTCCGCGTTCGAGGTCGAGCTGGTTCCGGTGCGATGTCGTTGCGTGGAGTGCGAGAGCGAGTTCGCCCCGGACGGGCTCTTCTACGAATGCCCGGCATGCCGCACACTGAGTGCGGATATCCTCGCCGGGCGCGAGATCGAGCTGACCAGTTTGGAGGTGTCCTGATGTGCCAAGAGTGCGGATGCGGCAAAGCGGCTGAATACGCCGTAGACGGAGTGCCCCAGAAGGGCGGTTCGCGTCTCGTCCGGCTCGATGCACCCATCCCGATCACCCATACCCACGACGGGCACGAGCATACCCACGAGCACGACCACGAGCACCCCCATACCCACGCGCTCGATCTGCAGGTCGGCGTGCTCGACAAGAACGCGCGGCTCGCCGAGCGGAACCGGGGCTACTTCCACGGGAAGGACGTCCTCGCCGTCAACGTCCTGTCGTCCCCAGGCTCCGGCAAGACGGCGCTCATCGAACGGATGATCGCAGAGCTGGACGGGAAAAGGGGCGTCGGCGTCATCGTCGGCGACCTGGAAACGGACAACGACGCGCAGCGGCTCCGGCGCGCCGGGGCGCAGGCGGTTCAGGTCACCACGGGAACCGTCTGCCACCTCGACGCGGAGATGGTCGCCCGCGCCGCCGAGAAGCTCGACTTCGCCGACGTCGGCCTGCTCCTCATCGAGAACGTCGGGAACCTCGTCTGTCCGGCGGCGTATGACTTGGGCGAGGACCTTCGCGCCGTCCTCCTCTCGGTCACCGAGGGAGAGGACAAGCCGTTGAAGTACCCGACCATCTTCAAGTCGGCGCACGTGGTCATCGTCAACAAGATCGACATCGCCGAGGCGGTCGGGTTCCAGCGCGAGCTCGCCCTCGACAACATCCGTCGGGTCGCGCCCCAAGCGGCGATCTTCGAGCTCTCCGCGCGAACCGGCGAAGGCATCGATGCGTGGTGGGAGTACCTTGAGCGCTGCCTCCGATCCATGGACGAGCCGCACGGCGCCCCCTGACGTCTGGACGGCGACGATCCGGATCGAGGGAATCGTACAGGGAGTCGGGTTTCGTCCCTTCGTCTACCGTCTCGCCGCGCGTTTCGGCGTCTCCGGCTGGGTCCGCAACGACACGCAGGGCGTCACCGTTCACGCCGTCGGCTCCCCAACGGCGCTCGACGCGTTCGAAGGCGCGCTGCGCACCGACGCCCCGCCTGCCGCCCGCGTCACGGCGATCCGCCGAATCGGCATGGAGCCCGGCGGAGTCGTCGGTTCCTTCGCCATCCACGACAGCGAACGAGCCGAATCGCCGACCGCCTTCATCTCGCCCGATCTCGCTCTCTGCGACGACTGCCAGCGCGAGATGCGCGACCCCACGAACCGGCGTTATCGCTATCCCTTCATCAACTGCACCAATTGCGGGCCCCGCTACTCCATCGTCGAAAGCCTGCCCTACGACCGGCCCAACACGACGATGAAGGCGTTCGACATGTGCCCGCTCTGCCGCGCCGAGTACGACGACCCTCTCGACCGCCGGTTCCACGCTCAACCCAACGCCTGCCCCGACTGCGGACCCCATCTCGAATGGTGGAACCGCAACGGCGTGCGGCTCGCCGGGCGCGGTGACGCCCTCGACGCCGCGCTGGACGCCATCCGAGCGGGCATGATCGTCGCCGTCAAGGGCTTGGGCGGGTTCCACCTGATCGTTGACGCGCGGGACGACGAGGCGGTGCGGCGGCTTCGCGCACGCAAGCACCGCGAGGAGAAGCCGCTCGCCGTGATGGCATCGTCGCTCGACGGGGCGCGGAGCCTCTGCGAAGTCTCCGACGATGAAGCACGGCTGCTGAAGTCGTCCGCAGCTCCTATCGTCCAGATGCGGCGGCAGTCGGACGCGCCGGTCGCCCTATCCGTCGCGCCGGGGAACCCCGATCTCGGCGTCATGCTGCCCTACACGCCACTGCACCGCCTGCTCATGGATGGACTGCGCTTCCCGGTCGTCGCGACGAGCGGGAACCTGTCCGATGAGCCGATCTGCACGGACGAGCGCGAAGCCGTCGCGCGGCTGGGGGCGAAGGGCATCGCCGATGCCTTCCTCGTCCACAACCGCCCCATCGCCCGGCACATGGACGACTCCGTCGCGCGCGTCGTCCTGGACAGGACGACGGTTCTCCGCTCCGCGCGGGGATACGCGCCGAGCTCGCTGACACTCCGCCGACCGGTTCCGCCGCTTCTGGCAGTCGGAGGGCATCTCAAGAACACGGTCGCCGT
It contains:
- a CDS encoding hydrogenase maturation protease; translation: MARDRHPTGALVIGYGNDLRADDAAGRRVAELVAALSLPGVTVRSMHQLTPELAEELSEARIAVFVDARIPAEDADEETCFEAVAVGSTASDGVGGHLADPASLLALSQALYGRTPDAWRVTIPAERLDFGETLSPSVEQAAFLAAERIWWFLRQEMSDA
- the hypA gene encoding hydrogenase maturation nickel metallochaperone HypA, which codes for MHELGIVEDALEIAFEHARRVDAERIHRVTMRIGAISGVAPDALRFAFDVATRETMAEGSAFEVELVPVRCRCVECESEFAPDGLFYECPACRTLSADILAGREIELTSLEVS
- the hypB gene encoding hydrogenase nickel incorporation protein HypB gives rise to the protein MCQECGCGKAAEYAVDGVPQKGGSRLVRLDAPIPITHTHDGHEHTHEHDHEHPHTHALDLQVGVLDKNARLAERNRGYFHGKDVLAVNVLSSPGSGKTALIERMIAELDGKRGVGVIVGDLETDNDAQRLRRAGAQAVQVTTGTVCHLDAEMVARAAEKLDFADVGLLLIENVGNLVCPAAYDLGEDLRAVLLSVTEGEDKPLKYPTIFKSAHVVIVNKIDIAEAVGFQRELALDNIRRVAPQAAIFELSARTGEGIDAWWEYLERCLRSMDEPHGAP
- the hypF gene encoding carbamoyltransferase HypF, which codes for MRGGSTLSAASDPWTSRTAPPDVWTATIRIEGIVQGVGFRPFVYRLAARFGVSGWVRNDTQGVTVHAVGSPTALDAFEGALRTDAPPAARVTAIRRIGMEPGGVVGSFAIHDSERAESPTAFISPDLALCDDCQREMRDPTNRRYRYPFINCTNCGPRYSIVESLPYDRPNTTMKAFDMCPLCRAEYDDPLDRRFHAQPNACPDCGPHLEWWNRNGVRLAGRGDALDAALDAIRAGMIVAVKGLGGFHLIVDARDDEAVRRLRARKHREEKPLAVMASSLDGARSLCEVSDDEARLLKSSAAPIVQMRRQSDAPVALSVAPGNPDLGVMLPYTPLHRLLMDGLRFPVVATSGNLSDEPICTDEREAVARLGAKGIADAFLVHNRPIARHMDDSVARVVLDRTTVLRSARGYAPSSLTLRRPVPPLLAVGGHLKNTVAVASGGKAFLSQHIGDLETDEAIRAFHDVKNDLRRLYDVEPVAIATDAHPDYRSTRDADAMGLPTIRVQHHVAHALACIAEHGIEGPVLAVSWDGTGYGFDGTVWGGEFFRIDPDDPADVRVAHLRTFPLPGGDRAVREPRRSALGVAFALYGDELWTRGDLGFLTAFRSEERAVLRSMLARGLRTPTTSSAGRLFDAVASFCGIRHVTRYEGQAAMELEYALDGVDDDAAYDMPLRDGSEPLVLDWDPGVHRLLDDLRAGVPVGVVSARFHNGLARGIADVARRVGETQVVLTGGCFQNRALTERVVALLRSEGFEPYGHERVPPNDGGVALGQIAA